From Corvus moneduloides isolate bCorMon1 chromosome 2, bCorMon1.pri, whole genome shotgun sequence, one genomic window encodes:
- the SOWAHC gene encoding ankyrin repeat domain-containing protein SOWAHC: MAELQQESVVRFLAARGGRARNAELLEHFRDWLNPAEPSRRGAARHRFKELVNAVATVRQEPDTGVKYVHLRRRYCAPEPPAAAAPLTPGEQEPAAENSAEQPNSPPSPRAGAEETPPATGDDAGSRPQPAGQRGEPPRPSPAVAGGHRRGSRRGLPPGRSGGGGGEETAVAAGPGRPPPVDETGAAEGAPGAAAQGGGRRSLREAARGSSPQLKRGALPGGGRGRDSDSASVASSSAEEEGSTTGSVALDPLEHAWMLSASDGRWESLEGLLSCEPALLCKRDFITGFTVLHWAAKHGRQELLATLVNFAQRHGLPVDINARTSGGHTALHIAAMHGHAEVVKLLVGAYDADVDIRDYSGRKAAQYLHQGTSGDMRSLVGALEEEEEEEGNAGNGSGRWRLSKVLPSNLMNYRLSHHHHGTGEEAEGTDGAAVPGKGKEMTRKASGSGRMKPRLNKIRFRTQIIHNTPSFRGDTEEEEHEEKSLKSSFKLRPKSNVFG, encoded by the coding sequence ATGgcggagctgcagcaggagtcAGTGGTGCGGTTCctggcggcgcggggcgggcgggcgcgcaACgcggagctgctggagcattTCCGGGACTGGCTGAACCCCGCGGAGCCCTCCCGCCGCGGCGCCGCCCGGCACCGCTTCAAGGAGCTGGTCAACGCAGTGGCCACCGTGCGCCAGGAGCCCGACACCGGCGTCAAGTACGTGCACCTCCGCCGCCGGTACTGTgccccggagccccccgccgccgcagcccccCTGACCCCCGGGGAGCAGGAGCCTGCGGCGGAGAACAGCGCGGAGCAGCCGAACTCGCCGCCCTCCCCACGGGCAGGCGCTGAGGAGACGCCGCCGGCAACAGGCGATGATGCCGGCAGCCGCCCTCAGCCCGCAGGGCAGCGGGGCGAGCCGCCCCGGCCGAGCCCGGCGGTGGCTGGAGGCCATCGGAGGGGCTCCCGGCGGGGGCTGCCGCCCGGGCGcagcggaggcggcggcggtgAGGAGACCGCGGTAgcggcgggcccggggcggccCCCGCCGGTGGACGAGACGGGGGCGGCGGAGGGAGcccccggggcggcggcgcaGGGCGGTGGCCGCCGGAGCCTGCGGGAGGCGGCGCGGGGTAGCTCTCCCCAGCTGAAGCGCGGCGCTCTCCCCGGCGGGGGCCGCGGCCGCGACTCGGACAGTGCCTCCGTGGCCTCGTCCTCCGCCGAGGAGGAGGGGAGCACCACCGGCTCCGTGGCACTGGACCCCCTGGAGCATGCCTGGATGCTGTCGGCCTCGGACGGGCGGTGGGAGAGCCTGGAGGGGTTGCTGAGCTGCGAGCCGGCGCTGCTCTGCAAGCGGGACTTTATCACCGGCTTCACAGTGCTGCACTGGGCCGCCAAGCACGGgcggcaggagctgctggctaCGCTGGTCAACTTCGCCCAGCGGCACGGGCTGCCCGTGGACATCAACGCCCGCACGAGCGGCGGGCACACGGCGCTGCACATCGCCGCCATGCACGGCCACGCCGAGGTCGTGAAGCTGCTGGTGGGAGCCTACGACGCCGACGTGGACATCCGCGACTACAGCGGGCGCAAGGCTGCGCAGTACCTGCACCAGGGCACCTCGGGGGACATGCGGAGCCTCGTGGGggccctggaggaggaggaggaggaggaagggaatgCTGGCAATGGGAGCGGGCGCTGGAGACTCTCCAAGGTGTTGCCATCTAATCTCATGAACTACCGGCtctcccaccaccaccacggcACTGGGGAGGAAGCTGAAGGCACCGATGGGGCAGCGGTGCCAGGCAAAGGCAAGGAGATGACCAGGAAAGCCTCTGGCAGCGGACGGATGAAGCCTCGGCTTAATAAGATCCGCTTCAGGACTCAGATCATCCACAACACACCCTCCTTTCGTGGTGACACTGAGGAGGAAGAGCATGAGGAGAAATCCCTGAAATCATCATTCAAGCTCAGGCCGAAGTCCAACGTGTTTGGATAA